Part of the Pirellulales bacterium genome, CCGCTAGGGATCATCCCGGGGCAGTTGATTTCGGTGGTGGCGGCGGTGGCGGTGGCGTACATCTGGCAACTTCCCGTCCAGTATGTCACGATTCCTGAAAATATGTTGGCGGGAATTCGCTTGCCCGACTGGACGGGCTTTACGGAACTGGATGGCTATGAATTGATTCAGGCGACGATCACCATTGCGATCGTGGCCAGCGCCGAGACGTTGCTTTGTGCCACCGCCGTCGACCAAATGCATACCGGCCCCCGGACAAACTATGACCGCGAACTGATGGCCCAGGGGGTGGGGAACACCATCTGCGGTCTGTTATCGGCCTTGCCCATGACGGGCGTGATTGTCCGCAGCGCGGCGAATGTGCAGGCGGGGGGTAAAACGCGCTTTTCGGCGATTTTGCATGGGGTTTGGATCTTGGTCTTTGTCGCTTTCCTGAGCAACGTGCTGCAATTGATTCCCACATCCGCGCTGGCCGCGATCTTGGTTTACACCGGTTATAAGCTGATGAACTTTAAGGTCGTTAAGGAACTGGCCAAATTTGGCTGGGGAGAAGTCGCGATTTATATTATCACGGTTCTCTTGGTCGTGTTTGTGGATTTGCTCACGGGAGTCTTGGTGGGGATGGGATTGTCCGCAACCAAACAACTTCTAAAATTCAATTCGTTTACACCCCAATATCGACAGCTAGACGACCACACGGCGGAACTGGAATTGCACGGGGCGGCGACGTTTCTCAAGTTGCCCCAACTGGCGGCGATTTTGGAGAAAGTGCCGGGGAACACAACCTTGCATGTCGATATTGATGGACTCTCAGAGATTGATCATGCTTGCTTTGAACTATTGATCAATTGGCATAAGCAGCATGTGGGGCAGGGGGGGCACCTGGTGTTGGATTGGGACCGGCTGGCGGCGGACTTTGCCCCCCGCGCGCCAATCCCCAACGGCAACGCTAGCTAAGGAAGCACAAGAAGCTGCAAAGACAGTTTTACTTTAAGAAGCAACAGCAGAGGCAAAAATAGATTTGCCGTAAGAACTTTAAGAATTGCATAAAGCCAAAAAGAAAAATTAATCCGCGTCTGCTATAACAAGTGCATGTCCGCAACGCCGACCACGCTTTTCCCTTTGCCGATTGACGACATCCTGCCGGATGTCCTGGCGGATTTACGGCGTGTCCCTAATCTGGCCCTGGCCGCTCCCCCCGGAGCCGGCAAGTCCACGCGCGTCCCGCCAGCTATTCTCCACCATGTGCTCAATGCAACTGATAAGCTGCTACTTCTGCAACCACGGCGGTTGGCCGCGCGGGGTTTGGCCGATCGCATCGCCACAGAACAGCAATGGCGGCTGGGGGAGGAAGTTGGCTACCACGTGCGCTTTGAACGCCGCGCGCAACGCTCCACGCGGCTCATCGTGCAGACGGACGGAATGTTCCTGCGGTATCTGGCCGACAATCCCTGGCTAGAAGGGGTCGGCGCGGTGCTCTTGGACGAATTTCACGAGCGCAGCCTGAATATCGACCTGGCCTTAGCCCTGTGCCGCCGCGTCCAAGCCGAGTATCGCCCCGACCTGCGGATTGTGGTCATGTCGGCCACGTTGGATGTCGCGCCCGTGGCGGCGTTTTTGCCAAATTGCGCCATCCGCCAATCCGCGGGACGGACATTCCCCGTGGAAATTCATCACCAACGTTTAGTCGATTCCCGCCAGTGGCAAACAGCGATTTGTGCCACGGTCCGAGATACCGCCGTCCGGACCCCTGGCCATGTGCTGGTGTTTTTGCCTGGGGTGGGGGAAATTCTAGCTTGCCAGCGCGAACTGCGAAGCTGGGCGGAAGCGGAGAATCGCCTGCTTTTGCCATTGTATGGCGACTTGCCGCTGGAACGACAAGCGACGGTTTTGGCTCCCGCCGACCGGCAAAAAATCATTCTTTCCACCAATGTGGCCGAAACCTCGCTCACGATCGATGGCGTCACCGCCGTTATTGACCGCGGCCTGGCGCGCGTGCTGCGGCAAAACCCCGCCAGCGGCATCAATCAACTTCAGCTCGAACGAATCAGCGCCGCCTCCGCCACCCAACGCGCTGGACGTGCCGGTCGAACCGGACCAGGGGTATGTATCCGCCTGTGGAGCGAATCCGAACAACGGGGGCTGGCCGAATTTGACACGCCGGAAATCGAGCGTGTGGAACTGAGCGGGGCCGTACTGCAGGTCTTGGCCTGGGGAGAAAACGACGCCCAGGCTTTTCCGTGGTTTAGCCCCCCACCCGCGGCCAAAATAGAGCAAGCGTTGCAACTCTTACGGGCTTTGGGCGCTCTCGAGATGGGGCAACGGCTGACGCCGCTGGGCTGGCAAATGTCACGTTTGCCGCTGCAACCCCGTCTGGCGCGATTGCTCCTGGCCGGGAAAGAATGGGGAATGAATCAACCCGCGGCATTATTGGCGGCATTGTTGGCCGAGCGAGATCCCTTTGCCATGAACAGTGGCCGTCCGGGAGAAACAACTGGGCAGTCCAACATCCGACCACTCCGCCAGCCCGCGCGTAGTGGCCATGTTTCCCGCTCGGATGTGTTGGACCGGTATGAGGAACTGCGGGCTTGGGCACAACGTCAATCCGGCGGCGATTTTTGGCAAGGACAAATCAACCCCCAAGCGGCAAAAGCAATCATTCGCGCCAGCGAGCAATTACAACGGCAACTAGACGATCTAGCGGAAATCGACACGCCCACGGGCGCACCCGTCACGGATGAGGAAGAAGCGCTGTTGCGGCTAATTTTGACGGCGTTTCCCGACCGTGTCGCCCGGCGGCGCGGACCCCGCGACAGCCGCGCGCTTTTAGTTGGCGGGCGGGGAGTCAAATTACTTTCCAGCAGCGCGGTGCAAGATGCGGAGCTCTTTGTCTGCGTGGATATGCAAGAGACCGGCGGCAGCGAAGCGCTCGTGCGGCAAGCTTCGGCCATCGAAGAATCGTGGTTGGATAATTCTCTTTTGAGCGAGTCAACAATTCTCTCCTTTGATGCCACCCGCGAACGAGTGATCGCGCTGCGGGAACGCCGCTACCTGGACCTGCCGCTTGCCGCCGCCCCGACTAGCATTCCAGAGGAATTGCGCCCTGCCGCGTCCGAGTTATTAGCAGCACAGGCCCGACTAGATCCCCGCCAAGTCCTGGCCGCCACGGAAAATCTGACGACGTTTGAACTGCGATTGGCAACCTTGCGCCGGGCCATGCCGGAACTGAATTTACCCGCGATCGACGACTCTTTTTGGCAAATTCTGCTGCCGGAACTATGCATGGGCCTGAGCAGCTTTGCGGAATTGCGCCAATTGCCCCTCTTGGACCGTTTACGCCAGCACTTGGGTTATGATAAATGCGTGCTGCTTGACCGCGAAGCCCCGGAAAAACTGACGGTCCCCTCCGGCAGCCGAATAACACTGGAATATTCCGCCGAACAACCCCCGATTTTAGCAGTGCGCATTCAGGAACTGTTTGGCCTGCGGGAAACTCCCCGCATCGCCGGTGGGCGGTTGCCGGTGCTGTTGCATCTGTTAGGGCCAAACTTTCGCCCCCAGCAGGTGACGGGCGATCTGGCCAGCTTTTGGAAAAACACGTATCCCGAAGTCAAAAAAGAGCTTAAGCGGCGTTATCCCAAACATTCCTGGCCCGATGATCCGCTGACGGCGACGCCAGAACGCAAGGGTGGTGGTCGGGGGTGGTAGACACCCCAGCCATCCTCGTCCGGCGGACGGGGACCTACACTACTTGTCCCGTCCGGCGGACGGGGACCTACTACTCCAGCAACATTATCTAAACCATTTTACATAAACACTTTAAGCCTGCCTTTTCGCAACTCTTGCCGAACGGTAGGATGATAAAAACATCCCCCACAACTTGGATTTGCCTATGACACCCGTGGATGCACCGCTCGATTGCCTGGCCGTGGGGGCGCACCCCGACGATGTGGAGATTGCCTGCGGCGGCACGCTGGCCAAACTAGCCCTACAAGGGTACCGCGTGGGCATCGTCGATTTGACCGATGGCGAGCCGACACCGCACTCGCCGGGGCCGGATGCCCGTCTGGCGGAGGCCAAAATTGCCGCCGAGACCCTAGGCGTGCAGGTGCGGATCCAACTCAACCTGCCTAATCGTCGGTTATTCGACTGCTTTGAGGCGCGGGTGGCATTGGCCAAGATTTTTCGCCGTTATCAACCCCGGCTGGTCCTAGGGATGTTTGACAAGACGCCGCTCGCCTCCCCCGACCATTATCAGGCGGTGCAAATCACCGACGCGGCGATTTTTTATTCGCGGCTGTCCAAATGGGATGAGGCATTTGACGGCCTGCCGGTCTTTCACGTCCCGGCGTACATGTATTATTCCCTGACCTTTGGCACGGTCCCGTTAGTCGGCGCGGGGGGGCAAATTGTCGTGGATATTGCCGACACCCTGGATACCAAACTGCGGGCCATCCAGTGCTATCAGACGCAGTTTTCGCACAAGCCGGGAATTATCGAACGGGTCCGGGCCCATGCCGTGCAGCAAGGACACACCGCGGGCGTACCCGCCGGAGAATTACTGCTCTGCCCGCGAATGCTGGCGACCAATGACCTGATGGGACTGCTGTTTGGCGGGAGCAAGGGGGAGGGGTAAGGGGTTAGGGGAGAGGGGTTAGGGGGAAGGAGAGTGGGGAACGAGTGTAGGAATAACAAAGCCGCCGATGGTATCGGCGGTCTAGGATGCGGGATGCGGTAATTTTGGTTAGCCGCAACGTTCAGCGGAACGTGGTCACAATTCGTAATTGTATTTCGTAATTTTGCCATTCACCCTATGAAAAATCCCTGGCGGCGTTTGCGAAACGGAGCGATTGCCCTGGCAGTCTTGCTATTTTTCGCCACCGTCGGATACAAATTGCTCCGCCCCGACGACAGCTGGCTCGACTGCCTGTACATGGTCGCGATCACCGCCGGGACAGTCGGTTATGGAGAACATAGCGATGCCCCGGACGCCGAAAAATTATTTACTATCGTGGTCATACTTACCAGCGTGACCGCTGTCGCGTACATCTTTGGCAGCTTTGTCCAAATTGTGACCGCGGGGGAACTTCAACGGGCCTTGGGCCACATGCGCATGACGAGGGAACTCCAAAAACTCAACGGACATGTGATCATTTGCGGCGGTGGTCGCGTGGGGGAACTGCTTGCGGAAGAGCTAGCCCGGCATGATGACGATTTTGTCGTTATTGACCGGGATCCCCAGCGGTTGCAAGAACTGCGCAGCCACAAATGTCTGACCGTCGCCGGGGACGCCACGTTGGAGGAAATCCTGCTACAGGCTGGCGTGCAACGGGCCAAAAGCCTGGTTTCCGCCCTGCCGCATGACGCGGAAAACGTGTTTATCACGTTGACCGCACGCAATCTGAACCGCGACCTGCAAATTATCGCCCGCGCCGAACAGCCAACCACCTACAAAAAACTCTTGCAAGCCGGGGCCAATCGTGTGGTGATGCCAGCTACCATCGGCGCTCAGCGCATGGCGGCGATGATCTCGCGCCCTTCGACCGTCGAGTTTTTAGAGTTAGTCGCCGATCGCAGCGTCCTGGACGTGGAACTGGATGAATTTGTCATCTCACCCAATAGCCCGCTCGTGGGAAAAACGCTGGGAGAGTCCGGCACCCGCCGACAGTATGGCCTGCTCATGGTTGCCGTCAAACGCAAAGTCGGCGCGCTCATCTTTAACCCGGACTCTGATTATGTATTTCAGCCGGAAGATGTCGCGATTGTCATGGGCCGGACGGAGGATATCCAAAAATTTCGCCAGGAATTGATTTAGTCCCTCCAAAAATCGTTTCTTTGCCAATTGCGGGATTTTGCCGTCGTGGATTCTGCTACGCGCTGATTTTCACGGCGATTTGAAATCCGGGCGGTTTTGATTCGTGGCCCCTATACGCTTGCAGGTTTCCAAGAAAGATAGAATTGAGTCAATCGATGTCACAAACGCGTTTCTTGCCGCGTAACACCAACCAGGTACGCGGCCTCGCCCAATACGCCATAGACTTTCTGCATCTCCCTCTCCCCCCGGGAGTGGGCCGGGGTGAGGGTTCCACAGCTCTCCCTCTCCCTCCAAGAGAGGGCCGGGGTGAGGGGCCTCCCGCTTCTTTTTCAATAACTGATTCTCCTGACAACGGTCCTTCGCGCCGTGTCTTGGACTTGGTCGAAAAATTCTTCCTCGACAGTCTGCTGTGCGGTGTGTCGGCCTTGGCGGCGGGGACCAATGCTCCCACGATTTTGCGGGCCGAAGCTCTTGATTATCCCGCCCTCAATCCCGCGCGGGGGGCAACCCTGTTTGGTTCTAGCACCCTCGTGCATCCAGAAAAGGCTGTCCTGGCAAACTGTGCCGCCGTGCGAGAATGGGACAGCAATGGCACTAACTTTGGCTATGACCCCGCGCGGGGAAATACCGCGGGAGAATTTGGTCATAATGACTTTTATCCCGTTGTGGTCGCTGCCGCCCAACAATGTGGCTGGAACGGCCCTCAATTATT contains:
- a CDS encoding ATP-dependent helicase C-terminal domain-containing protein, which translates into the protein MSATPTTLFPLPIDDILPDVLADLRRVPNLALAAPPGAGKSTRVPPAILHHVLNATDKLLLLQPRRLAARGLADRIATEQQWRLGEEVGYHVRFERRAQRSTRLIVQTDGMFLRYLADNPWLEGVGAVLLDEFHERSLNIDLALALCRRVQAEYRPDLRIVVMSATLDVAPVAAFLPNCAIRQSAGRTFPVEIHHQRLVDSRQWQTAICATVRDTAVRTPGHVLVFLPGVGEILACQRELRSWAEAENRLLLPLYGDLPLERQATVLAPADRQKIILSTNVAETSLTIDGVTAVIDRGLARVLRQNPASGINQLQLERISAASATQRAGRAGRTGPGVCIRLWSESEQRGLAEFDTPEIERVELSGAVLQVLAWGENDAQAFPWFSPPPAAKIEQALQLLRALGALEMGQRLTPLGWQMSRLPLQPRLARLLLAGKEWGMNQPAALLAALLAERDPFAMNSGRPGETTGQSNIRPLRQPARSGHVSRSDVLDRYEELRAWAQRQSGGDFWQGQINPQAAKAIIRASEQLQRQLDDLAEIDTPTGAPVTDEEEALLRLILTAFPDRVARRRGPRDSRALLVGGRGVKLLSSSAVQDAELFVCVDMQETGGSEALVRQASAIEESWLDNSLLSESTILSFDATRERVIALRERRYLDLPLAAAPTSIPEELRPAASELLAAQARLDPRQVLAATENLTTFELRLATLRRAMPELNLPAIDDSFWQILLPELCMGLSSFAELRQLPLLDRLRQHLGYDKCVLLDREAPEKLTVPSGSRITLEYSAEQPPILAVRIQELFGLRETPRIAGGRLPVLLHLLGPNFRPQQVTGDLASFWKNTYPEVKKELKRRYPKHSWPDDPLTATPERKGGGRGW
- a CDS encoding PIG-L family deacetylase; protein product: MTPVDAPLDCLAVGAHPDDVEIACGGTLAKLALQGYRVGIVDLTDGEPTPHSPGPDARLAEAKIAAETLGVQVRIQLNLPNRRLFDCFEARVALAKIFRRYQPRLVLGMFDKTPLASPDHYQAVQITDAAIFYSRLSKWDEAFDGLPVFHVPAYMYYSLTFGTVPLVGAGGQIVVDIADTLDTKLRAIQCYQTQFSHKPGIIERVRAHAVQQGHTAGVPAGELLLCPRMLATNDLMGLLFGGSKGEG
- a CDS encoding potassium channel protein, translating into MKNPWRRLRNGAIALAVLLFFATVGYKLLRPDDSWLDCLYMVAITAGTVGYGEHSDAPDAEKLFTIVVILTSVTAVAYIFGSFVQIVTAGELQRALGHMRMTRELQKLNGHVIICGGGRVGELLAEELARHDDDFVVIDRDPQRLQELRSHKCLTVAGDATLEEILLQAGVQRAKSLVSALPHDAENVFITLTARNLNRDLQIIARAEQPTTYKKLLQAGANRVVMPATIGAQRMAAMISRPSTVEFLELVADRSVLDVELDEFVISPNSPLVGKTLGESGTRRQYGLLMVAVKRKVGALIFNPDSDYVFQPEDVAIVMGRTEDIQKFRQELI